From the Kwoniella pini CBS 10737 chromosome 8, complete sequence genome, one window contains:
- a CDS encoding 40S ribosomal protein uS2, with protein MSADKLPKSLQATEEDIQLLLAAQVHLGTKNCDKTMEQYVWKRRADGIHVLNVGKTWEKLVLAARVLATIDNPNDICVISARPYGHRAVLKFQSFTGAQAIAGRFTPGSFTNYITRSFKEPRVIIVTDPRVDHQAIREAAYVNIPVIAFADTDASLKFVDIAIPGNNKSRHSVGLLWYLLCREVLRLKGQVPRGPTGPSGWETLPDLFFYRDPEEIEREAAEKAAAAADAEGADADAAATGAATGVAQEWDAGNAADAVLAAQPTEQALDWSAEPTSGDWTAEPAQDAAGGW; from the exons atgtcCGCCGATAAACTCCCTAAATCCCTTCAAGCCACTGAAGAGGACATTCAACTCCTCTTGGCTGCTCAAGTTCACCTTGGTACTAAGAACTGTGATAAAACCATGGAACAATACGTCTGGAAAAGACGAGCTGACG GTATCCACGTTCTTAACGTTGGTAAAACTTGGGAAAAACTTGTCCTTGCTGCCAGAGTTCTCGCTACCATTGACAACCCCAACGATATCTGTGTAATCTCCGCTAGACCTTACGGACACAGAGCCGTTCTTAAATTCCAATCTTTCACCGGTGCTCAAGCTATCGCTGGTAGATTCACTCCTGGTTCTTTCACCAACTACATTACTCGATCATTCAAAGAACCTCGAGTTATCATTGTTACCGACCCAAGAGTTGATCACCAAGCTATCAGAGAGGCCGCTTACGTTAACATCCC AGTTATCGCTTTCGCCGACACTGACGCTTCCCTCAAATTCGTCGACATTGCTATTCCAGGAAACAACAAATCTAGACACTCTGTTGGTCTTTTATGGTACTTGCTTTGTAGAGAAGTTCTTAGACTTAAAGGACAAGTTCCAAGAGGTCCTACCGGTCCTTCAGGATGGGAAACTCTTCCAGATTTGTTCTTCTACAGAGATCCTgaggaaattgaaagagaagcAGCTGAGAAAGCCGCTGCCGCTGCCGATGCTGAAGGTGCCGATGCTGATGCCGCCGCTACCGGTGCTGCTACTGGTGTAGCTCAAGAATGGGACGCTGGAAACGCTGCTGATGCCGTCCTTGCCGCTCAACCAACTGAACAAG CTCTTGACTGGTCAGCTGAACCCACTTCCGGTGACTGGACCGCTGAGCCTGCTCAAGATGCCGCTGGTGGTTGGTAA
- a CDS encoding mitochondrial 54S ribosomal protein uL11m codes for MSKVLTAQLVKIVVPAGKATPTPPVGPALGARGVKAMDFCKEFNAKTSEYIQSIPIPTLIKISPDRTFTFQIRTPPVSYLIKKTLNGDINNEKKQITLKHIYEIAKIKSLDQDLNSLGLKRISKSIIGTAKSLGVEVVP; via the exons ATGTCAAAGGTACTGACAGCACAACTAGTC aaaattGTCGTTCCAGCAGGTAAAGCAACACCTACACCACCAGTAGGTCCAGCATTAGGTGCACGTGGAGTAAAAGCTATGGATTTTTGTAAGGAATT TAATGCAAAAACATCAGAATATATACAATCAATACCAATTCCAacattaattaaaatttcacCAGATCGTACATTTACATTTCAAATTCGTACACCACCTGTATcatatttaattaaaaaaactTTAAATGGTGATATCAACaatgaaaaaaaacaaataacTTTAAAACATATTTATGAAATTGCAAAAATAAAATCTTTAGATcaagatttaaattcattaggtttaaaaagaatttcaaaaagTATAATTGGAACTGCTAAAAGTTTAGGTGTTGAAGTTGTACCTTAA